A region of Tolypothrix sp. NIES-4075 DNA encodes the following proteins:
- a CDS encoding tetratricopeptide repeat protein, translating into MKIILNLEAELYFQQGLRQNKAEKFSDAIANFDKALKCKSDYPEALSQKGFALGCLGRHMDAIACFDLTLLLRTDACWVWHNRAIALGKVERHDEALNSFDRALEFNFNSPTIWHNRGITLCDLGHYEKAIISFDRTINLQADAYWAWNNKGNALKQLGRHEEAVNSYDRAIEFDPNNVMAWHNRGTSLSNWGRYEKAIVSFDRALAIQPDYYKAWLNQGITWEKLQRYSEAIASYNRALELQPNDHVILYNKARCYALQNNIEAAIENLQQAIILCPEQYLQMIPTHSDFDKIREDGRFQALIQQPNH; encoded by the coding sequence ATGAAAATTATCCTCAACCTAGAAGCAGAATTATATTTTCAGCAAGGATTGCGCCAAAACAAAGCAGAAAAGTTTAGTGATGCGATCGCCAACTTCGACAAAGCGCTTAAATGTAAGTCAGATTATCCGGAAGCCTTATCGCAAAAAGGTTTTGCTCTAGGTTGCTTGGGTCGCCACATGGATGCGATCGCTTGTTTTGACTTAACGCTCTTATTACGCACAGACGCTTGCTGGGTTTGGCACAACCGCGCTATTGCTCTAGGAAAGGTAGAACGTCACGATGAAGCTCTCAATAGCTTCGACCGTGCCCTTGAATTCAACTTTAATTCCCCCACTATTTGGCACAATCGCGGTATTACCTTGTGCGACTTGGGACATTATGAAAAGGCAATTATCAGCTTTGATCGCACGATAAACTTGCAAGCAGATGCTTATTGGGCATGGAACAATAAAGGTAATGCCCTCAAACAGCTAGGACGCCATGAAGAAGCTGTTAACAGCTACGATCGCGCTATTGAATTCGACCCCAACAACGTCATGGCTTGGCATAACCGAGGCACGAGTTTGAGTAACTGGGGACGTTATGAAAAGGCGATCGTCAGCTTTGACCGCGCTTTAGCAATTCAACCAGATTATTATAAAGCTTGGTTAAACCAAGGCATAACTTGGGAAAAATTACAGCGTTACTCTGAAGCGATCGCTTCTTACAATCGTGCCCTAGAATTGCAACCAAACGATCACGTCATCTTATATAACAAAGCCCGCTGTTATGCGTTACAAAACAACATTGAAGCCGCAATTGAGAACTTACAACAAGCAATTATTCTTTGTCCAGAACAATATCTGCAAATGATTCCAACTCACTCAGATTTTGACAAAATCCGTGAAGATGGACGCTTTCAGGCTTTAATCCAACAACCAAATCATTGA
- a CDS encoding Gfo/Idh/MocA family protein — translation MRAAFVEKASVGVGLIGTGYVAKLRAEAFVHDERSHLLAIVGNTPEKTASLASDYQAEAMSSWQQLVERDDIDLVVICNINRDHGAIAKKALQAGKHVIVEYPLSLDVVEAEELVALAKAENKLLHVEHIELLGGLHLALKQYLPQLGGLFYVRYSTIKPEVTAPRKWTFNHDLFGFPLIGALSRLHRLIDLFGEVTTVNCHQRFWQIETQYYQSCFCISQLSFDSGLLGQVIYGKGETLWQAERKFEVHGENGGLIFEGDKGVLIENGKTTPIEVGTKRGLFAKDTNMVLDRLLNGSPLYVTPEASLYTLKVADAARQAAETGLTMYMGRVDNA, via the coding sequence ATGAGAGCGGCTTTTGTGGAAAAAGCAAGTGTGGGCGTGGGTTTGATTGGTACAGGGTATGTGGCAAAATTAAGGGCTGAAGCATTTGTTCATGATGAGCGATCGCATTTACTTGCCATTGTCGGTAATACCCCAGAAAAAACAGCATCTCTAGCTTCAGACTACCAAGCAGAAGCGATGAGTTCTTGGCAACAGCTAGTAGAGCGCGATGATATAGATTTGGTGGTAATTTGTAATATAAATCGAGATCATGGAGCGATCGCCAAAAAAGCACTGCAAGCTGGCAAACACGTAATTGTCGAATATCCCCTGTCTTTAGATGTAGTAGAAGCAGAAGAACTCGTTGCCTTAGCCAAAGCTGAAAATAAACTTCTCCATGTCGAACATATCGAACTTTTAGGCGGTTTGCATTTAGCTTTAAAGCAATACTTACCGCAACTTGGGGGATTGTTTTATGTGCGCTACAGCACCATAAAGCCGGAAGTTACCGCACCGCGTAAATGGACTTTTAACCATGATTTATTCGGTTTTCCCTTAATAGGTGCGTTGTCTAGATTACATCGATTAATAGATTTGTTTGGTGAAGTAACTACCGTTAACTGCCATCAACGATTTTGGCAAATAGAAACACAATATTACCAAAGCTGTTTTTGCATTAGTCAACTGTCGTTCGACAGCGGACTTTTAGGGCAAGTAATTTATGGCAAAGGTGAAACTCTATGGCAAGCAGAACGCAAGTTTGAAGTTCATGGCGAAAATGGCGGATTAATTTTTGAGGGTGATAAAGGAGTTTTAATAGAAAATGGGAAAACAACGCCGATAGAGGTTGGTACAAAACGGGGTTTATTTGCTAAAGATACAAACATGGTGTTAGATCGTCTTCTTAATGGCAGTCCTTTGTACGTTACCCCAGAGGCAAGCTTGTATACTTTAAAGGTTGCAGATGCGGCAAGGCAAGCAGCCGAGACTGGTTTAACTATGTATATGGGTCGTGTCGATAACGCTTAA
- a CDS encoding Nif3-like dinuclear metal center hexameric protein, which translates to MQHLIYLPEIAEFLDRLFAVERYTEAERGGVYLPSSRSIKRLGLALEPWTDLSKWAIAQNLDALFLHRPWKLQPQQLTPDVGVIAYHLPFDERLTLSYNSRLAEVLGISSLEVLGKKDSRAIGMMGEIPIQSFHNLCNCINQIFGGYEQVLAAERSEVSRIAVVGAMTDLLVREAANKGAEVYITGQLRQPASEAMQETKIAAIAIGHRRSEVWGLRVLAGILRERWANLELVIGNG; encoded by the coding sequence ATGCAACACTTGATTTATTTACCAGAAATAGCAGAATTTCTCGATCGCTTGTTTGCGGTTGAACGTTACACCGAAGCTGAAAGAGGTGGTGTATATTTGCCATCTTCCCGTAGTATTAAACGTTTGGGTTTGGCGTTAGAACCTTGGACAGATTTATCGAAATGGGCGATCGCCCAAAATTTAGATGCGCTATTCTTACATCGACCGTGGAAACTTCAACCACAACAACTTACACCGGATGTCGGGGTAATTGCTTATCATCTACCATTTGATGAGCGCTTAACGTTGAGTTACAATTCTCGCTTGGCGGAAGTTTTGGGAATTTCTTCTCTAGAAGTTCTGGGAAAAAAAGATTCGCGAGCGATCGGTATGATGGGAGAGATACCGATACAAAGTTTTCATAATCTATGTAATTGTATCAATCAAATCTTTGGAGGATACGAGCAAGTACTGGCGGCAGAACGGAGTGAAGTATCACGAATTGCTGTTGTTGGCGCAATGACAGACTTGCTGGTACGTGAAGCAGCAAATAAAGGTGCTGAAGTTTATATAACAGGACAATTGCGACAGCCAGCCTCTGAAGCGATGCAGGAAACTAAAATTGCAGCGATCGCTATTGGGCACCGTCGTAGTGAAGTCTGGGGTTTACGTGTACTCGCAGGAATACTGCGGGAACGTTGGGCTAATTTAGAATTGGTAATTGGTAATGGGTAA
- a CDS encoding LysR family transcriptional regulator, which yields MELRHLRYFMTLAEELHFGRAAERLHIAQPPLSQQIRQLEIELGFELFHRTKRKVQLTEAGQVFLDEVQQIFKQLEQAIQIGRQTSRGEMGQLVVGFVSSAPYNILPKVLRAFRSSVPEVRLELHELTTNEQLRWLRESRIDVGFVRPPVEDNTFNWEIIFQESLVVALPDTHELANHSNVCLRSLKNEPFILFPRLLAPGLYDLIISLCQQAGFSPNVTQEAIQMQTIVSLVAGGLGIAIVPESLQNLQRTGVVYKIVKEATPKTAIAIIWRKNDTSAIVQKFLEIARLAVSLEFVVRTSVFLCPEED from the coding sequence ATGGAACTACGGCATCTACGGTACTTTATGACATTAGCGGAGGAACTCCACTTTGGACGGGCAGCGGAACGGTTGCATATTGCCCAACCACCTTTAAGTCAACAAATTCGCCAGTTAGAGATAGAATTAGGCTTTGAACTGTTTCACCGGACTAAACGAAAAGTGCAGTTAACTGAAGCAGGACAAGTTTTTCTAGATGAAGTGCAGCAAATATTCAAGCAATTAGAACAAGCGATTCAAATTGGAAGGCAAACCAGTCGGGGAGAAATGGGACAACTGGTTGTTGGCTTTGTTAGCTCTGCGCCGTATAATATCTTACCAAAGGTATTGCGGGCTTTTCGTAGCAGCGTTCCAGAAGTAAGGCTAGAGTTGCACGAATTAACGACAAATGAACAGTTACGATGGTTGCGGGAAAGTCGAATTGATGTAGGGTTTGTGCGTCCACCTGTAGAAGATAACACATTCAACTGGGAAATAATTTTTCAAGAGTCGTTGGTGGTAGCATTACCTGATACACATGAGTTAGCAAATCATAGTAATGTTTGTTTGCGATCGCTTAAAAATGAACCTTTCATTTTATTTCCGCGTCTGTTAGCACCCGGACTCTACGATTTAATTATCAGTCTTTGTCAGCAAGCGGGTTTTAGTCCCAACGTCACTCAAGAAGCAATTCAAATGCAAACAATTGTCAGCTTAGTCGCAGGTGGTTTGGGTATTGCGATTGTCCCAGAATCTCTGCAAAATTTGCAACGAACTGGGGTAGTATATAAAATTGTGAAAGAAGCGACTCCGAAAACAGCGATCGCGATAATTTGGCGAAAAAACGATACATCTGCGATCGTGCAGAAGTTTTTGGAGATAGCTAGACTTGCAGTAAGTTTAGAGTTTGTAGTAAGGACTTCAGTTTTTTTGTGTCCGGAGGAGGACTGA
- the modA gene encoding molybdate ABC transporter substrate-binding protein, which translates to MKKRHKFALAIASLALGCGVIQTKPAQAAAVGPIDVYAAASLNGSLQFVQALYQQSNPSVTFNNTFGASGTLVNQILTNTDNRNIDVFFPVSQAPLDTLQSNGKLVAGTRQDVLGNTLAIIEPVNSTIPISSVQDLTGSQVRNVAIGDPAVVPAGQFAQQLFTNSGISQQIQPKLVTGSDVRTVLNLVSSDTNDTIDAGVVYTTDALTQPDKVKIAYTPPTNLYSPIVYSSTVLTQSQNVDAARDFNSFLGSPQAFSVFQKSGFSKPVPEPLTIGGTIAAGLFGVAMKRKVAKAKAKAAVN; encoded by the coding sequence ATGAAGAAAAGGCACAAATTTGCGTTAGCGATCGCTAGCCTTGCTTTGGGTTGCGGTGTAATCCAAACTAAACCAGCACAAGCTGCCGCAGTTGGTCCGATTGACGTCTATGCTGCTGCCAGCTTGAACGGCAGCCTACAGTTTGTTCAGGCACTTTACCAGCAAAGCAACCCAAGCGTCACCTTTAACAATACCTTTGGGGCTTCTGGTACTCTCGTTAATCAAATCCTAACCAACACAGATAATAGAAATATAGATGTCTTCTTCCCAGTATCTCAAGCACCCTTAGATACTCTGCAATCTAACGGCAAACTGGTAGCAGGAACCAGACAAGATGTACTAGGCAACACCTTGGCTATAATTGAGCCTGTAAATTCAACTATACCTATATCAAGTGTTCAAGACTTGACAGGTTCACAAGTGCGTAACGTGGCTATTGGCGATCCTGCGGTTGTTCCAGCCGGACAGTTTGCCCAGCAATTATTTACCAATTCAGGGATATCGCAGCAAATCCAACCCAAACTTGTGACGGGCAGTGATGTACGTACTGTACTAAATTTAGTGTCAAGCGACACTAATGATACTATAGATGCGGGCGTTGTTTACACTACAGACGCTCTAACACAACCTGATAAAGTCAAAATTGCATACACTCCGCCTACCAACCTTTACTCTCCGATTGTTTATAGCTCAACTGTACTCACACAATCTCAAAACGTAGACGCAGCTAGAGATTTCAACAGCTTTCTGGGCAGCCCTCAAGCATTCTCTGTGTTTCAAAAATCCGGATTCTCTAAGCCAGTTCCCGAACCCTTGACTATTGGTGGGACAATAGCAGCAGGTCTATTCGGTGTTGCGATGAAGCGAAAGGTAGCAAAAGCTAAAGCAAAAGCAGCAGTAAATTAA
- a CDS encoding class I SAM-dependent methyltransferase gives MIKNNWNPALYENKHAFVWQYGEDLLQLLNPKQKERILDLGCGTGQLTEKIATSGSVVMGIDNAPAMISKAKQNYPHIRFSVADARNFEVEQPLDAVFSNAALHWIKEPDAVIRSVHQALKPGGRFVAEFGGKGNVQAITTALETALQEIGISQPQTLNPWYYPSIGEYATRLEKHGFDVNYAVLFARPTPLADADAGMANWIKMFATAYFTELSHQQQMQVISKVEESLKPTLYQGNTWIADYRRIRILAVKM, from the coding sequence ATGATAAAAAATAATTGGAATCCTGCCCTTTACGAAAATAAACACGCTTTTGTGTGGCAGTATGGCGAAGACTTGCTGCAACTATTAAACCCCAAGCAAAAAGAACGCATTTTAGATTTAGGTTGTGGTACTGGGCAATTAACAGAAAAAATTGCTACATCTGGCTCTGTTGTTATGGGAATTGATAATGCGCCGGCGATGATTTCAAAAGCAAAACAAAACTATCCCCATATTAGATTTAGCGTAGCTGATGCAAGAAACTTTGAAGTAGAACAGCCTTTGGATGCAGTTTTTTCTAACGCAGCGCTGCATTGGATTAAAGAACCAGATGCGGTAATTCGTAGTGTTCATCAAGCGTTGAAACCGGGGGGACGTTTTGTGGCAGAGTTTGGTGGTAAGGGAAATGTACAAGCAATTACCACAGCTTTAGAAACTGCTTTACAAGAGATAGGAATTTCCCAACCCCAAACACTAAATCCTTGGTATTATCCGAGTATTGGTGAGTATGCAACTCGCTTAGAAAAGCATGGATTTGATGTCAATTATGCTGTTTTATTTGCGCGTCCGACACCATTAGCAGACGCAGATGCAGGGATGGCGAATTGGATAAAAATGTTTGCAACTGCCTACTTTACAGAACTTTCCCATCAGCAACAAATGCAAGTAATTAGCAAAGTTGAAGAAAGCTTAAAACCAACACTTTACCAAGGTAATACTTGGATAGCAGATTACCGCCGAATTCGCATTCTTGCTGTGAAAATGTAA
- a CDS encoding alpha/beta hydrolase, with amino-acid sequence MKLDILINKKLYHTVADTLAVVAMTQHNIDYFSKILHKKQHWVGKAIASFFGVISSVAITTPALGADRIDFYYPPFGDFSISTNDLEIFAKQGKITSDFAFYAKRAKPEQLAQLREFLQSKFNISPTLVSQFTYSPIGEKILQRLGELVQVETRQNGFYALRSALILSAADPQGLTLVNIIRRYPSPSIRLNFSETVNTFGQLSDLLKKRDVVVAALQQIADKDTTQAQIDFSKQPDIRLAGGLGFQKFTLNLRYVYQQAAARLPSRDNQSGSILERKYDADLYLPQSRQNKTARLPSPFPVIVISHGLAEDRNTFAYLAKHLVSYGFAVAVIEHPETNSKEFQQFLSGIAGPPQATELINRPLDVKYLLDELQRLNVSDVNLKGKLNLQQVGVIGHSLGAYTALALAGATINFPQVRKDCNPNRSLNLSVFLQCRALEIKPAIYPIKDERVKAMLAFNPLDSTIFGSKGVSKIKIPTMLVGGSQDIFTPPVPEQIFPFTRLPNSDKYLALIENGTHFTVETDPPPSQRVIPVPNGLLGPDRTPAYSYVKALSVAFFETHLLNKPNYRPYLSESYAKFISKAPLNLSLINSSSSEEIAQLLSKLYPQFASSKELKIKENSKNLQKAARI; translated from the coding sequence ATGAAACTAGATATTTTGATAAACAAAAAGTTATATCATACTGTGGCAGACACTCTTGCAGTAGTGGCAATGACACAGCACAATATAGATTATTTTAGTAAGATACTTCACAAAAAGCAGCATTGGGTAGGAAAAGCGATTGCTTCTTTTTTCGGAGTTATATCCAGTGTAGCAATTACAACACCAGCACTTGGAGCCGATCGCATTGACTTTTATTACCCTCCATTTGGTGACTTTTCCATCTCCACCAATGATTTAGAAATATTTGCTAAACAAGGTAAAATTACTTCCGACTTTGCCTTTTATGCTAAACGTGCTAAACCAGAACAACTAGCACAATTGAGAGAATTTCTCCAAAGTAAGTTTAATATTAGCCCCACCTTAGTATCGCAGTTTACCTATTCACCCATAGGCGAAAAAATACTACAACGTCTAGGAGAATTAGTGCAAGTGGAAACTAGACAAAATGGTTTCTACGCTTTACGATCTGCACTTATTTTATCTGCTGCTGACCCACAAGGTTTAACATTAGTTAATATCATACGTCGATATCCTAGCCCCAGTATTCGTTTGAACTTTTCGGAAACGGTAAATACATTTGGGCAATTATCAGATTTACTGAAAAAAAGAGATGTAGTAGTTGCGGCATTACAACAAATAGCAGACAAAGATACAACACAAGCACAAATTGATTTTTCCAAACAGCCAGATATTCGACTTGCAGGTGGTTTGGGTTTCCAAAAATTCACTTTAAATTTACGCTATGTCTATCAACAAGCCGCTGCACGTCTACCCTCGCGTGATAATCAATCTGGATCTATCTTGGAACGCAAATATGACGCAGATTTATATTTACCTCAATCGCGGCAAAACAAAACAGCTCGCTTGCCTTCACCTTTTCCTGTAATTGTAATTTCTCACGGTTTGGCAGAAGACCGCAATACATTTGCCTATTTAGCTAAACATTTAGTATCTTATGGCTTTGCAGTCGCAGTAATTGAACATCCGGAAACTAACTCTAAGGAGTTTCAACAATTCTTATCAGGAATTGCAGGTCCTCCACAAGCAACAGAATTAATTAACCGTCCGTTAGATGTAAAATACTTATTAGATGAACTTCAGCGTCTGAACGTTTCTGATGTTAATCTTAAGGGAAAATTGAATCTTCAACAAGTAGGAGTAATCGGACATTCCTTAGGTGCATATACTGCTTTAGCGTTAGCAGGTGCAACAATAAATTTTCCACAAGTTCGTAAAGATTGTAATCCCAATCGGTCGTTAAATTTATCAGTTTTCTTACAGTGTCGAGCATTGGAAATAAAACCAGCTATTTATCCGATTAAAGATGAGCGGGTAAAAGCGATGTTGGCATTTAACCCCTTAGATAGTACAATTTTTGGCTCTAAAGGAGTAAGTAAAATTAAAATTCCGACAATGTTAGTAGGTGGTAGTCAAGATATTTTTACTCCACCCGTACCAGAACAGATTTTTCCTTTTACCAGGCTACCAAATTCAGATAAATATTTAGCATTAATTGAAAATGGCACTCACTTCACAGTGGAAACAGATCCACCTCCCAGTCAAAGAGTGATACCTGTACCAAATGGATTACTTGGTCCAGATCGCACACCAGCTTACTCTTATGTGAAAGCTCTCAGTGTGGCTTTTTTTGAAACTCATCTTCTCAACAAACCGAATTATCGTCCTTATTTGAGTGAGTCTTATGCCAAGTTTATTAGTAAAGCACCTTTAAACCTGAGTTTAATCAACTCTTCTAGTTCAGAAGAGATAGCACAGCTATTAAGTAAGCTTTATCCGCAGTTTGCCAGTTCCAAAGAATTAAAAATAAAAGAAAATAGCAAGAACTTGCAAAAAGCAGCAAGAATCTGA
- a CDS encoding protochlorophyllide reductase, with amino-acid sequence MQQHGQSTVVITGASSGVGLQAARALAQTKQWHVVMACRDIPKTQKAAQTVGMPQDSYTIMHLDLASLESVRQFVKNFRESGKSLDALVCNAAVYMPLLKEPLYSEDGYELSVATNHLGHFLLCNLMLEDLKKSSASQPRLIILGTVTANPKELGGKIPIPAPPDLGELQGFEAGFKAPISMINGKKFKPGKAYKDSKLCNVLTMRELHRRYHESTNIVFSSLYPGCVATTALFRNHYPLFQKIFPLFQKNITGGFVSEELAGDRVAEVVANPEYNKSGMYWSWGNRQKEGRKSFVQEVSNEASDDDKAKKLWDLSAKLVGIA; translated from the coding sequence ATGCAACAACATGGGCAGTCAACGGTTGTAATTACCGGTGCATCCTCAGGAGTTGGTTTGCAAGCCGCAAGAGCGCTTGCTCAAACGAAGCAATGGCATGTGGTCATGGCATGTCGGGATATCCCGAAGACCCAAAAAGCTGCCCAAACCGTAGGAATGCCGCAAGACAGCTACACAATCATGCATCTCGACTTAGCCAGCTTAGAAAGTGTGCGACAGTTTGTGAAAAACTTCAGAGAAAGCGGCAAGTCTTTGGATGCTTTAGTATGCAACGCTGCTGTGTATATGCCTTTATTAAAAGAGCCTTTGTACAGCGAAGATGGATATGAGTTGAGTGTTGCCACAAATCATTTAGGACATTTTCTCTTGTGCAACCTGATGCTTGAGGATTTGAAAAAATCTTCAGCTTCACAGCCAAGATTAATTATTTTGGGAACTGTAACGGCAAATCCGAAAGAATTGGGAGGCAAAATTCCGATTCCAGCACCTCCAGATTTGGGAGAACTTCAAGGCTTTGAGGCAGGCTTTAAAGCGCCGATTTCCATGATTAACGGCAAGAAGTTCAAACCAGGCAAAGCTTACAAAGATAGCAAGCTGTGCAATGTCTTGACTATGCGAGAATTGCATCGGCGTTACCACGAGTCAACTAATATTGTTTTCAGTTCTCTGTATCCTGGATGTGTGGCAACTACAGCTTTGTTTCGCAACCACTATCCGCTGTTTCAGAAAATCTTTCCACTTTTTCAGAAGAATATTACTGGGGGATTTGTGTCTGAGGAATTGGCAGGCGATCGCGTTGCTGAAGTTGTCGCCAATCCTGAGTACAATAAATCCGGTATGTATTGGAGTTGGGGAAATCGCCAAAAAGAAGGTCGCAAATCTTTTGTACAAGAAGTTTCTAACGAAGCTAGCGATGATGACAAAGCTAAAAAGCTGTGGGATTTGAGCGCTAAGTTGGTCGGAATTGCGTGA
- the map gene encoding type I methionyl aminopeptidase — protein MKSETIVLLSHREIDKMRQAGRLAAELLHHLEPMVKPGVSTLQLNDEAERWTQAHNAKSAPLGYRGFPKSICTSVNEVVCHGIPNAKQILKEGDIINIDVTPLVEGYHGDTSKTFFVGKPSPKAKKLVEVTQECLRLGIAEVKPGARVGDIGAAIQEYAEAQGFSVVRDFAGHGVSNVFHTAPEILHYGTRGKGKRLRAGMVFTIEPMINEGTWEVEVLSDKWTAVTRDRKLSAQFEHTLAVTEDGVEILTLREGET, from the coding sequence ATGAAAAGCGAAACCATCGTTCTTTTATCTCACAGAGAAATAGACAAAATGCGTCAAGCTGGACGTTTGGCAGCTGAATTGCTACACCATCTTGAACCAATGGTCAAGCCGGGAGTTAGCACTTTGCAACTCAATGATGAAGCGGAACGTTGGACGCAGGCACATAACGCCAAAAGCGCACCTTTGGGCTACAGGGGTTTTCCCAAGTCAATTTGCACCAGTGTAAATGAAGTAGTTTGTCACGGCATACCTAACGCCAAACAAATCCTCAAAGAAGGTGACATTATTAATATTGATGTCACACCACTAGTTGAAGGCTACCACGGCGATACATCCAAAACATTCTTTGTTGGTAAGCCTTCGCCAAAAGCGAAAAAGCTGGTTGAGGTGACACAAGAGTGCCTGAGGCTAGGTATTGCTGAGGTGAAGCCAGGAGCGCGAGTTGGCGATATTGGTGCGGCAATTCAAGAATATGCGGAAGCGCAAGGCTTTTCTGTAGTGCGAGACTTTGCCGGACATGGTGTGAGTAATGTTTTCCACACTGCACCGGAAATTCTTCATTATGGCACGCGGGGCAAAGGCAAGCGTCTCAGAGCGGGAATGGTTTTTACTATCGAGCCAATGATTAACGAAGGCACTTGGGAAGTTGAGGTTCTCAGCGATAAATGGACAGCTGTGACACGCGATCGCAAACTTTCCGCTCAATTTGAGCATACCCTAGCTGTGACTGAAGACGGCGTAGAAATCCTCACCCTGCGCGAAGGCGAAACCTAA